A single Halarcobacter anaerophilus DNA region contains:
- a CDS encoding ABC transporter substrate-binding protein encodes MKYLIFIVILSTLLISKELEKIKLQLQWKHQFEFAGFYMAKEKGFYKEAGLDVEFVEFKEGMDITQEVLSKNVDYGLSFSSIIVDYFNNKPIVMIANFFKQSPLVLVTQENIKTLSDLKNKKVMGLLDSTHKRTILTMLDKFNINSDDFTNIPRKFSLEAFIKKEVDAISVFTTNEIYTLNKLGIKYNVFDPAVYGTKFYDLNLFTTTDELKNNPLRVEKFKEASIKGWEYALKNKQESVNVILNKYNTQKKSKETLLFEARQIEYLMLTNIYPIGSIDLEQMHIIADNFAQSQFMGKQSRDTIKKFIYKNQSSNMNLTKEQKNYLKNKKELSMCVDPNWMPLEMIKEKKHIGIAADFIDIVSKKLEIPIKLIPTKTWTQSLNKAKKRECDILSLAQRTPSRQKYLNFTTPYVTTPLVIVTKRGKPFITDLNTIKNKKLAIVKNYSIFELMKNKYPDINFIEVNSVIDGLEKIQKGKIYALIDNSIVINHEIYKKSIDDLNISGQLNESFFLSIASRNDEPLLNEVLEKALYSIDTKKKNEILYSWTHLKYNKVIDYKLVLGILLFFMSVVLLFIYWNLKLTKEIKNRKIAEEKLKQSEEKFRILFDIAPILLNQFDKDGKIVFWNKECEKVFGYTFDDIKDEKNPLALFYPDSNIQKRVKISFEEKDGIYKEWHPVTKNKEEIVTMWANVELPTKEIINFGFDITKQRQDEILLNNKAIELKNAKKELEKLNNSLEDKIKKEIEKNTKYQVTIMEQNKLAQMGEMIENIAHQWRQPLAEINSSVLLIDAILSRKNYLDEELNEKLSEIEQLTEYMSNTINDFKNFFELNKIKESFSVYDNLQSTLKIIKGRLSFYKIRVEIDMDKNIKINSYSNELNQVFLVIFNNAIDAIAKNKIPNPLISIKVKESLKRVTIYIEDNANGIEEKILDKIFEPYFTTKYKSQGTGLGLYISKMIIEKGLKGTILAKNRDFGVCFIVKLPKEIDE; translated from the coding sequence ATGAAATATCTTATTTTTATAGTAATATTATCAACACTTCTTATTTCAAAAGAGTTGGAAAAGATTAAATTACAGCTGCAATGGAAACATCAATTTGAGTTTGCCGGGTTTTATATGGCAAAAGAGAAAGGTTTTTATAAAGAGGCAGGCTTAGATGTTGAGTTTGTAGAGTTTAAAGAAGGTATGGATATAACCCAAGAAGTATTGTCAAAAAATGTGGATTACGGTTTATCTTTTTCTTCTATTATTGTTGATTATTTTAATAACAAACCTATAGTTATGATTGCAAATTTTTTTAAACAATCTCCTTTGGTATTAGTAACCCAAGAAAATATTAAAACTTTAAGTGATTTAAAAAATAAAAAAGTTATGGGTTTATTGGATAGTACACATAAAAGAACAATTTTGACAATGCTTGATAAATTTAATATCAACTCTGATGATTTTACAAATATTCCAAGAAAGTTTTCATTAGAGGCTTTTATAAAAAAAGAGGTGGATGCAATTAGTGTCTTTACAACCAATGAAATATATACATTAAATAAATTGGGAATAAAATACAATGTTTTTGATCCAGCTGTTTACGGCACTAAATTTTATGATTTGAATCTCTTTACCACAACAGATGAACTAAAAAACAATCCTTTAAGAGTAGAAAAATTTAAAGAAGCATCAATCAAAGGTTGGGAATACGCCTTAAAAAATAAACAAGAGAGTGTTAACGTGATTTTAAATAAATATAACACTCAAAAAAAATCAAAAGAGACTCTGCTTTTTGAGGCAAGACAAATTGAATATTTGATGCTTACGAATATTTATCCAATAGGAAGTATTGATCTAGAGCAAATGCACATAATAGCAGATAACTTTGCCCAATCACAGTTTATGGGAAAACAATCAAGAGATACAATTAAAAAGTTTATTTATAAAAATCAATCTTCAAATATGAATCTTACCAAAGAGCAGAAAAACTATCTAAAAAATAAAAAAGAGTTATCTATGTGCGTTGATCCTAATTGGATGCCTTTGGAAATGATTAAAGAAAAAAAACATATTGGAATTGCTGCAGATTTTATTGATATAGTTTCAAAAAAATTAGAGATACCAATTAAGTTAATCCCTACTAAGACTTGGACTCAAAGTTTAAACAAAGCAAAAAAGCGTGAATGTGATATTCTATCCTTAGCACAAAGAACACCTTCAAGACAAAAATATTTAAATTTTACTACGCCATATGTAACTACACCTTTAGTAATAGTAACTAAAAGAGGAAAACCTTTTATAACAGATTTAAATACAATTAAAAATAAAAAATTAGCTATTGTTAAAAACTATTCAATATTTGAACTTATGAAAAATAAATATCCTGATATAAATTTTATTGAAGTGAATTCAGTTATAGATGGATTGGAAAAAATACAAAAGGGCAAAATCTATGCTTTGATTGATAATTCTATAGTTATAAACCATGAAATTTATAAAAAGTCTATTGATGATTTAAATATATCAGGGCAATTAAATGAATCATTCTTTTTAAGTATTGCTTCAAGAAATGATGAACCTTTACTAAATGAAGTTCTTGAAAAAGCTTTATATTCAATAGATACAAAAAAGAAAAATGAGATTCTTTATAGCTGGACACATCTAAAATATAATAAGGTTATTGATTACAAATTAGTTTTAGGTATTTTGCTTTTTTTTATGTCTGTAGTATTGCTTTTTATATATTGGAATTTAAAGTTAACAAAAGAGATTAAAAATAGAAAAATAGCCGAAGAGAAGTTAAAACAAAGTGAAGAAAAATTTAGAATACTTTTTGATATTGCACCTATTCTTTTAAATCAGTTTGATAAAGACGGAAAGATAGTTTTTTGGAATAAAGAGTGTGAAAAAGTTTTTGGATATACTTTTGATGATATTAAAGATGAAAAAAATCCATTGGCTCTTTTTTATCCTGATTCAAATATTCAAAAAAGAGTAAAAATCTCTTTTGAAGAGAAAGACGGAATTTATAAAGAGTGGCACCCTGTAACAAAAAATAAAGAAGAAATAGTAACAATGTGGGCTAATGTGGAACTTCCTACTAAAGAGATAATCAATTTTGGCTTTGATATAACAAAACAGCGTCAAGATGAGATTTTATTGAACAACAAAGCAATAGAGTTGAAAAATGCAAAAAAAGAGCTTGAAAAGTTAAATAACTCATTGGAAGATAAAATCAAAAAAGAGATTGAAAAAAATACTAAGTATCAAGTAACCATAATGGAGCAAAATAAGTTGGCTCAAATGGGAGAGATGATTGAGAATATTGCACATCAATGGAGACAACCTTTAGCAGAGATAAATTCATCTGTTTTATTAATAGATGCAATACTTTCAAGAAAAAATTATTTAGATGAAGAGTTAAATGAAAAATTATCAGAGATAGAACAGTTAACGGAATATATGTCAAATACAATCAATGACTTTAAGAATTTTTTTGAACTTAATAAAATAAAAGAGTCTTTTTCTGTATATGATAATTTACAATCAACATTGAAAATTATTAAAGGTAGATTATCTTTTTATAAAATAAGAGTAGAAATTGATATGGATAAAAATATAAAAATAAACTCTTACTCAAATGAATTAAATCAGGTCTTTTTAGTCATCTTTAATAATGCAATTGATGCAATTGCAAAAAATAAGATACCTAATCCTTTGATATCTATAAAAGTAAAAGAGAGTTTGAAAAGAGTAACAATATATATTGAAGATAATGCAAATGGTATAGAAGAGAAGATATTAGATAAAATATTTGAACCCTATTTTACAACTAAATACAAATCACAAGGAACAGGTTTAGGACTGTATATTTCAAAAATGATTATTGAAAAAGGATTAAAAGGAACAATTTTAGCAAAGAATAGAGATTTCGGTG